One stretch of Candidatus Melainabacteria bacterium DNA includes these proteins:
- a CDS encoding aminotransferase class I/II-fold pyridoxal phosphate-dependent enzyme — translation MSSDNSKQAPALSKIARELAPSGIRKFFDIAAKMHDVISLGVGEPDFVTPWGIREAGIYSIEKGQTTYTSNYGLLELRQEISRHLEEKYGARYSPENEILVTVGVSEGMDLVMRAILDPGDQVLVPEPCYVSYRPCVALAGGEPIGVATRSEDNFRVSAAQLEQKLTPKTKAIILGFPSNPTGATMPRQALQEIVDFATKHNLFIVSDEIYDRLTYEGEHTCVASLKNAMSRTITLNGFSKSYAMTGWRIGYACAPPEVLTAMMKIHSYTALCAPINAQKAALEALKNAESAVEDMIAQYNQRRRLIVDGLNSIGLKCHLPAGAFYAFPSIRATGLSSEEFAERLLYEERVAVVPGTAFGEGGEGHIRCSYATSIEKIEIALSRIAQFVEKISPDVIKAAQLNNKDYSESKSIAR, via the coding sequence ATGAGCAGCGACAACTCAAAACAAGCTCCAGCACTCTCCAAAATTGCTCGGGAACTAGCTCCAAGCGGCATTCGAAAATTTTTCGACATTGCCGCAAAAATGCATGACGTAATCTCGCTGGGAGTAGGCGAGCCGGATTTCGTGACGCCGTGGGGCATTCGCGAGGCGGGCATCTACTCCATAGAAAAAGGTCAGACGACATACACTTCCAACTATGGCTTGCTGGAGTTGCGCCAGGAGATCAGCAGACATCTTGAAGAAAAGTATGGTGCCAGATACTCCCCGGAAAACGAAATCCTTGTCACCGTAGGTGTCTCCGAGGGGATGGATCTGGTCATGAGAGCCATACTGGATCCAGGCGATCAGGTACTGGTGCCGGAACCTTGTTACGTCTCCTATCGCCCTTGCGTTGCGCTGGCAGGAGGAGAACCAATCGGCGTAGCAACCAGAAGCGAAGATAATTTCCGCGTTTCGGCGGCTCAACTTGAGCAGAAATTGACACCGAAAACCAAGGCTATCATCCTCGGATTCCCATCCAATCCTACGGGCGCAACAATGCCTCGCCAGGCGTTGCAGGAGATTGTCGATTTCGCGACGAAACACAATCTTTTTATCGTCAGCGATGAAATTTACGATCGTCTCACATACGAAGGCGAACACACTTGCGTTGCATCATTGAAAAATGCCATGTCGCGAACCATCACTTTGAACGGATTCTCAAAATCTTACGCCATGACCGGATGGCGCATCGGCTACGCCTGCGCACCACCGGAAGTGCTGACGGCAATGATGAAAATTCATTCTTACACTGCGTTATGTGCACCAATAAACGCTCAAAAAGCGGCCCTAGAAGCTCTTAAAAATGCAGAAAGCGCAGTCGAAGATATGATTGCACAGTACAATCAACGACGACGCTTGATCGTGGATGGATTGAACTCAATAGGGCTTAAGTGCCATTTGCCGGCAGGAGCATTTTATGCATTCCCAAGCATCAGAGCCACAGGACTATCGAGCGAAGAGTTTGCCGAAAGACTGCTTTACGAAGAAAGAGTAGCAGTTGTTCCAGGCACCGCATTTGGTGAAGGCGGAGAAGGTCACATTCGCTGTTCTTATGCCACCAGTATCGAGAAAATCGAAATCGCTCTAAGCCGTATAGCCCAATTCGTAGAAAAGATTTCTCCCGATGTGATAAAAGCAGCACAACTGAACAACAAAGACTACAGCGAGTCAAAGAGCATCGCGCGCTGA
- a CDS encoding response regulator transcription factor: MSDDTISIYLVEDNELIRSAVSVALNGISGFKVVGEAADGATAIDQILASPPDLALVDIGLPKVDGIEVTKTVKQKLPSLKAIMLTSHDSDEDMFASFQAGANGYIIKDGFSKAKLEVAIRTVNSGSSWLDPLIAQRVLQVAENADKLNLTRNEKSYLEKVAHGDLKENRAATDQAQALKELADDHMDEAWDSFMNRLMGFKQSTNEEMN, from the coding sequence ATGTCTGACGACACTATTTCTATATACCTGGTCGAAGACAACGAACTGATTCGTTCAGCTGTGTCAGTTGCCCTCAATGGAATCAGCGGTTTCAAAGTCGTCGGCGAAGCAGCCGACGGAGCCACCGCCATCGACCAGATACTGGCCAGCCCGCCTGATTTGGCTCTGGTCGATATTGGATTGCCCAAAGTGGACGGCATCGAAGTGACGAAGACAGTTAAACAGAAACTGCCATCATTGAAAGCAATAATGCTCACTTCACATGATTCAGACGAAGATATGTTCGCGTCATTTCAAGCCGGTGCAAACGGATACATAATCAAGGATGGTTTCAGCAAAGCAAAACTTGAGGTAGCAATTCGCACTGTCAACTCAGGCAGTTCATGGCTAGACCCGCTGATCGCTCAGCGCGTTTTGCAAGTAGCAGAAAATGCCGACAAACTGAATTTGACTCGCAACGAAAAATCGTATTTAGAGAAGGTCGCACACGGCGATTTGAAAGAGAATCGAGCCGCTACAGACCAGGCGCAGGCCCTGAAGGAACTTGCAGACGATCACATGGACGAAGCCTGGGATTCATTTATGAATCGGCTGATGGGCTTTAAACAAAGCACAAACGAAGAGATGAATTAG
- a CDS encoding tetratricopeptide repeat protein, giving the protein MHSKTKSFALSAIMLCLSGGCSVHENKSTSADVPTSHQDDSNHSSQQTTAGAPVKGDLASDLKMYSDNIKKNPKDARSLVGRGLSYEKLGRFDESLADFNKALAIAPETPGAHSGKAQTLLWQGKLDEAISEADKALKQDSKDLSAWEVRANAYIISNKPDKALSDIEHAIQINSTQASVYELQSQALRKLKRDKEALAAVNKAIEVDPSFAQSYNSRAIIYSGMGRNREAIADFNKAAQLRPEIPDIYLNRALSEIALQQYREALADCNKAVEMSPRAGDAYFLRAKVYRQLKDPQSAEKDEKMVADLGYKPPKTLKL; this is encoded by the coding sequence ATGCATTCCAAGACAAAAAGTTTTGCCCTGTCGGCTATCATGCTGTGTCTCAGTGGTGGCTGCTCGGTTCATGAAAACAAGTCGACTTCAGCAGATGTGCCAACATCTCATCAAGACGACTCCAACCACTCCAGCCAACAGACTACAGCTGGTGCTCCGGTCAAGGGAGATTTAGCCAGCGATTTGAAGATGTACTCGGACAACATCAAGAAAAATCCCAAAGACGCAAGGTCTCTCGTCGGTCGCGGACTGAGCTACGAAAAACTCGGGCGCTTCGACGAATCACTTGCAGATTTCAATAAGGCTCTCGCGATCGCTCCCGAAACACCAGGCGCTCATTCAGGCAAAGCGCAGACGCTCCTCTGGCAGGGCAAATTGGACGAAGCCATCTCAGAAGCAGATAAAGCCCTGAAACAAGACAGTAAAGATTTAAGTGCCTGGGAAGTGCGCGCCAACGCCTACATCATATCCAATAAGCCAGATAAAGCTCTTAGCGACATCGAACACGCCATTCAAATAAACAGCACACAAGCGTCTGTCTACGAATTACAAAGCCAGGCGCTGCGAAAACTGAAGCGCGACAAGGAGGCTTTAGCCGCTGTAAATAAGGCTATTGAAGTGGATCCCAGTTTCGCTCAATCGTATAACAGTCGTGCCATCATATACAGTGGCATGGGTCGAAATCGGGAAGCGATTGCCGATTTCAACAAGGCAGCACAGCTCCGCCCCGAAATTCCAGATATTTACCTGAACCGAGCCCTCTCCGAAATCGCACTGCAGCAATATCGGGAAGCACTGGCAGATTGCAATAAAGCAGTGGAGATGTCACCCCGCGCAGGAGATGCCTACTTTTTGCGCGCTAAAGTCTATCGACAACTGAAAGACCCGCAATCTGCGGAGAAAGACGAAAAGATGGTGGCTGACCTGGGCTATAAGCCCCCTAAGACGCTGAAACTATAA
- a CDS encoding aspartate aminotransferase family protein: MTVETASKKSRIINRDRLENLIAAEQKRFEESHPKSQALFEESKQYLLGGVPMNWMVRWAGSFPIFVDKAKGAHFTDIDGHDYVDLCLGDTGAMTGHAPEASQNAIIERIKKGTTFMLPTEDSLWVGKELTRRFGLKYWQIAMTATDANRFSIRLARKITGRKKILVFNWCYHGTVDETFITLQDGKGVPRKGNLGPPVDPSVTTTVIEFNDIKALEQALASKEIACVLAEPVMTNIGIVHPEPGFHQALRELTEKTGTLLIIDETHTLCSGPGGYTKLHSLTPDILTMRKPIASGIPAAAYGFSEETAQRIRENTPIDESDTSGIGGTLAGNALSLAAIRATLEHVLTDSAYEKTIPLATRFTDGVQQTIREFSLPWTVQQLGCRAEYWFRETPPRNGGEAAAAIDGPMDLYMHLFALNRGILMTPFHNMALISPATTAGDIDRHTEVFSEAVKSLVND, encoded by the coding sequence ATGACTGTGGAAACAGCATCAAAGAAAAGCAGGATAATTAACCGAGATCGATTGGAAAACCTGATTGCCGCAGAGCAAAAGAGGTTCGAAGAATCACATCCAAAATCCCAGGCTCTGTTTGAAGAATCTAAGCAATATCTGCTTGGGGGCGTACCGATGAACTGGATGGTGAGGTGGGCAGGCTCCTTTCCTATTTTCGTCGACAAAGCAAAAGGTGCACATTTCACCGATATCGATGGACACGATTACGTCGACCTGTGCCTTGGCGACACAGGAGCGATGACGGGACACGCACCAGAAGCATCTCAAAATGCAATCATCGAGCGCATCAAAAAAGGCACCACTTTTATGCTTCCCACTGAAGATTCGCTCTGGGTAGGCAAAGAGTTAACTCGCCGCTTTGGGCTGAAATACTGGCAAATTGCCATGACCGCCACAGACGCAAACCGATTTTCAATCAGACTGGCGCGAAAAATCACAGGTCGCAAGAAAATCCTTGTTTTCAACTGGTGTTATCACGGCACTGTAGACGAAACGTTCATCACTCTGCAAGACGGCAAAGGTGTGCCGCGCAAAGGCAATCTCGGACCGCCCGTCGATCCGTCTGTGACCACGACCGTAATTGAATTCAACGATATCAAAGCCCTCGAACAAGCACTCGCATCTAAAGAAATCGCCTGCGTTCTAGCCGAACCGGTCATGACCAATATCGGCATCGTGCATCCCGAACCAGGCTTTCACCAAGCTTTACGTGAGCTTACCGAAAAGACAGGAACACTGCTTATCATCGACGAGACGCATACATTGTGCTCAGGACCGGGCGGGTACACGAAACTGCACTCTCTCACTCCGGACATTTTGACTATGAGGAAACCAATCGCCAGCGGCATTCCAGCAGCTGCGTATGGATTTAGCGAAGAGACAGCACAGCGCATTCGAGAGAACACGCCCATAGACGAGTCAGATACAAGCGGCATCGGTGGCACACTGGCCGGCAATGCCCTTTCACTGGCAGCAATCCGAGCGACTCTGGAGCATGTTTTAACAGACTCCGCCTATGAAAAAACGATACCGCTGGCGACCAGATTCACAGACGGGGTGCAGCAAACAATTCGTGAATTCAGTCTCCCGTGGACCGTGCAACAACTCGGCTGCCGAGCGGAATACTGGTTCAGAGAGACACCACCAAGAAATGGCGGCGAAGCGGCAGCAGCAATCGACGGTCCCATGGACCTCTACATGCACTTGTTTGCCTTGAATCGGGGAATACTGATGACTCCATTTCACAATATGGCATTAATCAGCCCCGCCACTACTGCCGGTGACATAGACCGACATACGGAAGTGTTCAGTGAAGCAGTAAAATCTCTGGTTAATGACTGA
- a CDS encoding Lrp/AsnC family transcriptional regulator: MPPEEPDEILTILARDARTSPEKIAKMLGRSIEEVKEAIARYERSGVIKNYKTIIDWEKAGVEKVIAFIDVKVHPAREVGFDKVAERIYRFPEVQSLWLVSGGYDLRVAVEGAHIREVGRFVAEKLAPIEGVMATETHFLLRRYKEDQVVFVDNEEDTRLVVTP; the protein is encoded by the coding sequence ATGCCGCCAGAAGAACCCGACGAAATTTTGACAATTCTTGCCCGCGACGCGCGAACTTCTCCAGAGAAGATCGCTAAGATGCTTGGCCGTTCTATCGAAGAAGTCAAAGAAGCAATAGCCCGGTACGAACGTTCCGGAGTGATCAAGAACTACAAAACCATCATCGATTGGGAAAAAGCAGGTGTTGAAAAGGTAATTGCTTTTATCGACGTGAAAGTGCATCCCGCCAGAGAAGTCGGCTTTGATAAAGTAGCGGAGCGCATATATCGATTCCCAGAAGTTCAGAGCCTCTGGCTGGTCTCGGGTGGTTACGATTTGCGCGTAGCTGTCGAAGGAGCCCACATCCGCGAAGTTGGTCGATTTGTCGCGGAAAAACTTGCTCCCATTGAAGGCGTCATGGCAACCGAGACACATTTCCTACTGCGCAGATATAAAGAAGACCAGGTCGTTTTCGTTGATAACGAAGAAGACACGCGACTTGTAGTCACGCCTTGA
- a CDS encoding DUF3124 domain-containing protein, with protein sequence MRTKSQSAAITCCAVALLTAGCSDPSVSRKSEEPDSWQKHLKPTTIDKSKPMAMDEEVYIPIYSHIYVENEDRTVNLAATFSFRNVDPEHSLIIKSVRYYSTDGTLLKEYLKNPVLLNPLATADFIIEREDSSGGSGANFLIDWVSPTKMLEPLAEAVMVATGAPQSMAFTSRGIVIRKSGSSQSGVQIDAAQTRDPSNAVSVKPEKTEGAGKSAKTQ encoded by the coding sequence ATGCGTACAAAAAGCCAATCAGCCGCCATCACTTGCTGCGCAGTAGCGCTGCTGACAGCTGGCTGCAGTGACCCATCAGTGAGCCGAAAGTCGGAAGAGCCAGATTCGTGGCAAAAGCATCTCAAGCCCACGACAATAGATAAATCCAAGCCGATGGCGATGGATGAAGAGGTCTATATACCTATCTATTCACACATATATGTTGAAAATGAAGACAGAACTGTAAATCTCGCTGCTACTTTCAGCTTCCGAAATGTAGACCCGGAGCATTCACTAATCATCAAATCGGTGCGTTATTACTCGACTGACGGAACGCTACTCAAGGAATATCTGAAAAATCCAGTGCTCTTGAATCCACTGGCAACGGCGGATTTCATAATCGAGAGAGAAGATTCATCCGGCGGCAGCGGCGCAAATTTCTTGATTGATTGGGTGTCGCCAACGAAAATGTTGGAGCCTCTTGCCGAAGCGGTCATGGTAGCAACAGGAGCGCCGCAAAGCATGGCGTTCACCAGCCGTGGCATCGTGATTAGAAAAAGCGGTAGTTCTCAGTCCGGCGTTCAAATCGACGCAGCTCAAACTCGAGACCCGAGCAACGCGGTCAGCGTCAAACCCGAAAAGACAGAGGGAGCAGGGAAGTCAGCCAAGACTCAGTGA
- a CDS encoding matrixin family metalloprotease gives MARYIQTLLNSLLPIVTASAFAGAALALTPLDYQTESHIFDALEKAHGLISADRYNEAKPLLESAARHDPSRYSGTLHENLAMIYRELGYPEKGILHAKIAQSYGGSPGTFYTMGLCYSDMGEFKKAEDAFQRFIIESPDQQFRQQAADIIRDLQDDSHKVKAGQSKKRDYFDDIVENKEAQKWKQGLLPLKLYIDSGKGVKNYRPSYRRLILEALDAWCSASGNKLSYKLVNDKAQADVVVEWVGQAISTVQKDRKRDAAGLTTCDTDDKQMISHALIQIETYDFDHSAQAADSKIKSACLHEIGHAIGVGHSPYVKDIMYFKLTPRQLFSLSPRDRATAARLYQDYPVVTLVTGTSSLPPECFAQPTLPPGALRYPPIPPSFFAQPPLPPKKDSSDSASDVSTSSSHSSNASLFAQPTAPKTSGTTRLPSVLFAQPSLPPPKSSIGGKQNRSVPKANKTVNRLESPANLFATPSLPPRQK, from the coding sequence TTGGCTCGATACATTCAGACTCTTCTAAATTCGCTTCTCCCTATAGTTACTGCTTCAGCCTTCGCTGGAGCGGCTCTGGCATTGACGCCGCTCGATTATCAAACTGAGTCCCACATTTTCGATGCCCTGGAAAAGGCGCACGGCTTGATCTCGGCGGACCGATACAACGAGGCCAAACCACTGCTTGAGTCGGCTGCCAGGCATGACCCGAGTCGCTACTCGGGGACTCTGCACGAAAATCTGGCCATGATATATCGAGAGCTGGGTTACCCTGAGAAGGGAATTTTGCACGCTAAGATAGCTCAAAGTTACGGTGGGTCACCCGGCACCTTTTACACGATGGGTCTGTGCTACTCGGACATGGGGGAATTTAAGAAGGCGGAGGACGCCTTCCAACGCTTCATAATCGAAAGCCCGGATCAGCAATTCAGGCAGCAGGCTGCCGATATTATCCGTGACCTTCAGGATGACAGTCACAAAGTCAAGGCTGGACAGTCGAAGAAGCGGGATTACTTCGATGACATAGTCGAGAACAAAGAGGCGCAAAAGTGGAAGCAAGGTCTTCTTCCGCTGAAACTTTATATCGATTCTGGAAAGGGTGTGAAAAATTATCGTCCCAGTTATCGTCGTTTGATTCTGGAAGCTCTCGATGCGTGGTGCAGCGCTTCGGGCAATAAGCTGTCTTACAAGCTTGTGAACGATAAAGCACAAGCTGATGTCGTGGTCGAGTGGGTCGGACAGGCGATCAGTACAGTCCAGAAAGACCGTAAACGTGACGCTGCCGGTTTGACGACGTGCGACACCGATGATAAGCAGATGATTTCGCATGCCCTGATTCAAATTGAAACTTACGATTTTGACCACAGCGCACAGGCTGCCGACAGTAAGATTAAAAGCGCATGTTTGCATGAAATTGGACATGCGATAGGCGTTGGGCATTCCCCATACGTCAAAGACATCATGTACTTCAAACTGACGCCGCGTCAGCTGTTTTCTCTTTCTCCGCGCGACCGAGCAACCGCTGCTCGGCTGTATCAAGACTATCCAGTTGTCACTCTCGTGACCGGCACGTCAAGCCTGCCGCCTGAGTGTTTCGCCCAGCCGACGCTGCCGCCGGGGGCTCTGCGATATCCTCCCATACCCCCGTCATTCTTCGCGCAGCCACCCCTGCCGCCTAAGAAGGACAGTTCAGATTCTGCTTCGGATGTGTCGACCAGTTCGTCGCACTCATCCAATGCCAGCTTGTTCGCTCAACCGACCGCACCAAAAACGTCCGGTACCACCAGATTACCGTCCGTACTCTTTGCTCAGCCGAGCTTGCCACCGCCGAAAAGCTCGATCGGAGGCAAGCAGAACAGGTCCGTTCCGAAGGCAAACAAGACTGTGAATAGACTGGAGTCGCCAGCTAATCTGTTCGCTACGCCGTCTTTACCACCCCGGCAAAAATGA
- a CDS encoding PAS domain S-box protein produces the protein MKLSTQGLIVICLPLLFQFLVSLFLVIWIFQAQESLSKSAQSSGLLRQCDLISSDIFRSLGEAFVTFDGTKARSDVQNRMLANRLEDVHRELKDIPEYHQYDVELARTGRHLLDVFKFLEIEREKGDKHEAVTPSILKSGRDLTEVVNKIVAEENARNERKSQGKKRIDILMVVWAATACSVLTTMVMAVFCALNARKLVQLITANAQRFSRRQPLETPLGGDDDLARVDQIFHVMDQAIREAEQREQAIIENSANLICSLTNEGAFVKANPFAQSLLGYSPKTLTKLTLLDVVPADEALKADEQLSRACSVEGASTFELRLLTADKKTVETSWSAFWSEGDQSLFCVVSDITEQKKVEHLKEDFIAMISDELRSPLMSVSETVSKSTTGQMGAIPESAQPIFATVARSLDRLIRLVTDLLDFEKLQSGQMNFNMGRNSLTSIIKQAEQEVLAHATRSKIHIRAGDTGAFVQADAERITQLLVNLLSNAIRYCKPDGVVSIIASEQKEHVEVSVIDQGPGIPPEYVDKIFTAFEVAPKSKQTKEGGSGLGLAISRLIVAGHKGTIYATNEPSGGARFTFTLPYAK, from the coding sequence ATGAAACTTTCGACTCAGGGACTGATCGTCATCTGCTTACCGCTCCTCTTTCAGTTTCTCGTTTCCCTTTTTCTAGTGATCTGGATTTTTCAAGCGCAAGAGTCTCTGTCAAAATCAGCGCAATCAAGCGGCTTGCTGCGCCAATGCGATTTAATCAGCAGTGATATATTCCGCTCGCTGGGTGAGGCCTTTGTAACGTTCGACGGAACCAAAGCAAGATCAGACGTGCAGAATAGAATGCTGGCAAACCGCCTTGAAGACGTTCACCGTGAATTAAAAGACATTCCCGAATACCACCAATACGATGTGGAACTGGCGAGAACCGGTAGACATCTACTTGACGTATTCAAGTTTCTGGAAATTGAACGCGAAAAAGGCGATAAACACGAAGCCGTCACACCAAGTATTCTCAAAAGCGGACGGGATCTAACTGAAGTCGTAAACAAAATCGTCGCAGAAGAAAACGCAAGGAACGAGCGAAAATCTCAGGGCAAAAAACGCATCGACATTTTGATGGTGGTCTGGGCCGCCACAGCATGCAGCGTGCTGACAACTATGGTCATGGCCGTATTTTGCGCATTGAATGCCAGAAAACTCGTGCAACTAATCACAGCGAATGCGCAGCGCTTCTCGCGTCGCCAACCACTTGAAACTCCGCTTGGTGGTGATGACGATCTGGCACGAGTCGACCAAATTTTTCACGTCATGGACCAGGCAATCAGGGAGGCGGAGCAACGAGAGCAAGCCATTATCGAGAATTCAGCAAACTTGATCTGCTCACTTACCAACGAAGGAGCATTCGTTAAGGCTAACCCTTTCGCTCAATCACTGCTCGGATATTCCCCCAAAACGTTGACAAAGCTGACGTTACTGGACGTCGTTCCAGCTGATGAGGCGCTGAAAGCGGATGAACAGCTCTCCAGGGCATGCAGCGTGGAAGGAGCAAGCACGTTCGAATTGAGACTATTGACCGCAGACAAAAAGACAGTCGAAACATCATGGTCTGCATTCTGGTCGGAAGGGGACCAGAGCTTATTTTGCGTGGTCAGCGATATTACTGAACAAAAGAAGGTCGAGCACCTGAAAGAAGATTTTATCGCGATGATCAGCGATGAACTGCGATCGCCACTGATGTCGGTATCGGAGACGGTCTCGAAAAGCACAACTGGGCAGATGGGTGCAATTCCCGAATCAGCGCAGCCAATCTTTGCTACGGTAGCCCGCAGTCTGGATCGATTGATACGCCTGGTCACCGACCTTTTGGATTTCGAGAAGTTGCAGTCCGGCCAAATGAATTTCAATATGGGTCGAAACAGCCTTACAAGCATAATAAAACAAGCGGAGCAAGAAGTATTAGCACACGCAACCAGAAGTAAGATTCACATCCGCGCAGGAGATACCGGTGCCTTCGTGCAGGCCGACGCAGAACGAATCACACAGCTTCTAGTCAATTTGCTCTCCAACGCTATCCGCTACTGCAAGCCTGACGGCGTCGTATCAATAATAGCCTCTGAACAGAAAGAGCACGTTGAGGTCAGTGTCATCGATCAAGGACCAGGAATTCCACCTGAATACGTAGACAAGATTTTTACAGCCTTCGAAGTCGCACCGAAAAGCAAGCAAACGAAAGAGGGGGGCAGTGGACTTGGACTGGCAATCAGTCGATTGATCGTGGCTGGACATAAGGGCACTATATACGCTACCAACGAACCGTCAGGCGGGGCCCGATTCACATTCACGCTGCCATATGCGAAGTAA
- a CDS encoding PAS domain S-box protein, which produces MKLRIWHKIIILILIPLSFEIAATAYLAQILVTTDKTSERFQNSRKILSEYHTMQNYLTEAGFDVANMCIYQPDPSPPAFEEDKRRVEQAKAVLEKAADIHPTVREALDTAPALFEHAIELVDKAKKNYDDPTLTLRKKGSALKNDVFNLLMESEPLFKRVADVETSIETLESSELQKSRQLIVSAAIIAFLFSLLITFLAALIFYRSFGKRLQLIEGNAEKIAVGKALPPPLSGGDEIDELDRTLHRAAQFVENAHQKEFAVLNKSVDVLCSIDTRFKIVSIGESVERSWFYRVDDVLGRSILTLLPETDSVRIRKILSESTETEIEHDFESEFKCGDGELREFAWKVRWNPTKGNYFCVLRDISARRKIERAKQRLLAIASHDLRTPLMSVSANLSSLAAGRFGELREDLKIALTKSEQSLDQLMDLIQSLLDLERMESTQAHLELNCVSAMDAALQSISTIETQARDANVHIVPPGRDESILADERRIVQVLTNLLQNALTRSAPSQTITVTVGSSGDMVTVSIIDQAPSIPDEEREQIFDKYFQAHKNNLNRDRRSSLNLALAKVLTEAQKGAIGVSTDNGKGNRFFVQFPKFVLDEPEDKQ; this is translated from the coding sequence ATGAAGTTACGCATCTGGCATAAAATTATCATACTGATCTTGATACCGCTCTCCTTCGAGATCGCAGCCACAGCCTATCTCGCACAAATACTAGTTACAACCGACAAAACATCAGAACGCTTTCAAAATTCGAGAAAGATCCTGTCTGAGTATCACACTATGCAAAACTACCTCACTGAGGCAGGTTTCGATGTGGCGAACATGTGTATTTATCAGCCGGACCCCAGTCCACCCGCTTTCGAAGAAGATAAGCGAAGAGTCGAGCAAGCCAAAGCCGTTCTGGAAAAAGCTGCTGACATTCATCCAACTGTTCGGGAAGCTCTTGATACGGCACCAGCACTGTTCGAGCATGCAATCGAGCTGGTCGACAAAGCAAAGAAAAATTACGACGATCCGACTCTTACTCTTCGCAAAAAGGGATCTGCCCTTAAGAACGATGTATTCAATCTGCTCATGGAGAGCGAGCCGCTGTTCAAACGTGTAGCCGATGTGGAAACATCAATCGAGACTCTTGAATCATCAGAATTACAGAAATCACGACAGTTAATCGTCAGTGCCGCCATAATAGCCTTTCTCTTCAGCCTCCTCATAACTTTTCTTGCTGCTCTAATTTTCTACAGGAGCTTTGGCAAACGGCTCCAACTTATTGAAGGGAATGCAGAGAAAATAGCGGTTGGAAAAGCTCTCCCACCGCCTCTATCGGGCGGTGATGAAATCGATGAACTGGACCGCACTCTGCACCGAGCTGCGCAGTTTGTGGAAAATGCCCACCAGAAAGAATTTGCTGTTCTAAATAAATCCGTCGACGTTCTGTGCAGTATAGATACCCGATTCAAAATTGTATCGATTGGCGAGTCTGTGGAGAGATCATGGTTCTACCGTGTTGATGACGTACTTGGACGCTCCATTCTGACTTTACTACCAGAGACAGATTCCGTACGCATACGCAAAATCTTGAGCGAATCGACAGAAACGGAGATAGAGCACGACTTCGAATCCGAGTTTAAGTGTGGAGATGGCGAATTGCGCGAGTTCGCATGGAAAGTCAGGTGGAACCCGACGAAGGGCAACTACTTTTGCGTTCTACGCGACATTAGCGCACGAAGGAAAATTGAACGTGCCAAGCAGCGCCTGCTGGCAATTGCCAGTCACGATTTACGCACTCCGCTCATGTCGGTATCAGCAAACCTGTCTTCGCTGGCAGCAGGAAGATTCGGCGAATTGCGAGAAGATCTGAAGATAGCTCTGACCAAATCGGAGCAAAGTCTGGATCAGCTCATGGACCTTATCCAGTCATTGCTGGACCTGGAGCGGATGGAGTCGACCCAGGCACACCTCGAACTCAACTGCGTCAGTGCGATGGACGCTGCGTTGCAATCAATAAGCACAATTGAAACTCAAGCGCGGGATGCAAACGTGCACATCGTGCCCCCCGGAAGAGACGAGTCGATTCTGGCAGACGAGCGACGCATCGTGCAAGTTCTGACGAACCTGCTTCAAAACGCTCTCACCCGTTCTGCTCCCAGTCAGACCATAACAGTGACAGTCGGCTCATCCGGCGACATGGTGACTGTCTCCATCATCGACCAGGCTCCCAGCATTCCAGATGAAGAAAGGGAGCAAATCTTCGACAAGTACTTTCAAGCGCACAAAAACAATCTCAACCGAGACAGACGCTCCAGTCTCAATCTCGCCTTAGCCAAGGTGTTGACTGAAGCTCAGAAGGGTGCAATTGGAGTATCGACCGACAACGGCAAGGGTAATCGTTTCTTTGTACAGTTTCCTAAATTTGTCCTCGACGAACCAGAGGACAAACAATGA